The following are encoded together in the Ranitomeya imitator isolate aRanImi1 chromosome 4, aRanImi1.pri, whole genome shotgun sequence genome:
- the LOC138675142 gene encoding E3 ubiquitin/ISG15 ligase TRIM25-like, with protein MEFADPRDEMDCSICLSFYTDLVTLRCGHNFCRVCIDRVLDKQDKSGGYSCPECGEELRSRPTLKKNHKPSNIVERVRSTEPPGKEVFQIYCTYCIHSPIPAVRSCLHCEASLCDNHLRVHSKAAEHVLTEPRTSLESRKCSVHKKILEYYCTEDHVCICVSCSLTGEHRGHQIETLDEASVKKKEQLRMVLDNLVSKRKGKESRIQALHNHITNVHDRADNVGQTISQFFTDVRSQVDDLEKRVMSEISRQEKQVSLSVSDLIKQLEKEIEDFSVVTESIQQMRDMKDPLTVLKAQELESSDICEVDACTRHDVHTVGDLDRLVISTMIRTAMERVVQEIAFRGFKMPDAPNILLDINTAGDDVAVSEDLKVASWPGISQNRPDTPKIFQSCQVLSEDFFFSGNHFLELESIDGGDWCVGMSYANIDRKGEHCVIGHNDKSWALRLWSNQYSVIHDSKVIQLPVQHSCKKLGLYLDYEAGQLSFYEMCDPIRHLHTFYSTFTEPLHVLCWVLGSSLRFSRGSDDN; from the coding sequence ATGGAGTTTGCTGATCCGAGAGACGAGATGGACTGCTCCATCTGCCTGAGCTTTTATACCGATCTTGTAAccctgagatgtggacacaacttctgccgggtcTGTATTGATCGTGTGCTGGATAAACAGGACAAGTCTGGAGGTTATTCCTGCCCAGAATGCGGAGAAGAACTTCGGTCGCGGCCTACACTGAAGAAGAACCACAAACCAAGTAACATTGTGGAGAGAGTCAGGTCTACTGAGCCACCTGGCAAGGAGGTCTTCCAGATCTATTGCACTTACTGCATTCACTCTCCGATACCTGCTGTTAGATCCTGTCTGCACTGCGAGGCTTCTCTATGTGATAATCACCTGAGAGTTCACAGTAAGGCAGCAGAACACGTCCTCACTGAGCCCAGAACTTCCTTGGAGAGCAGAAAATGTTCTGTTCATAAGAAGATCCTGGAATATTACTGCACTGAGGACCATGTTTGTATCTGTGTGTCCTGCAGTTTGACTGGAGAACATCGTGGACATCAAATCGAGACTTTAGATGAGGCTTCGGTCAAGAAGAAGGAGCAGCTGAGAATGGTCTTGGACAATCTGGTTTCGAAAAGGAAAGGAAAAGAGTCAAGGATTCAGGCTTTGCATAACCACATCACAAACGTTCATGACAGAGCTGACAACGTAGGTCAGACTATTTCGCAGTTCTTTACAGACGTCAGGAGCCAGGTGGACGACCTGGAGAAGAGGGTCATGAGTGAGATCTCCAGGCAGGAAAAGCAGGTGTCACTGTCAGTCTCTGATCTGATCAAACAGCTGGAAAAGGAGATTGAAGACTTCTCTGTGGTGACGGAATCTATTCAGCAGATGCGTGATATGAAGGATCCACTCACTGTCTTAAAAGCCCAAGAGCTGGAAAGTTCTGACATATGCGAGGTGGATGCctgtacgagacatgatgtccatACCGTGGGAGATCTGGATAGACTCGTTATCTCTACGATGATACGCACAGCCATGGAAAGAGTTGTCCAAGAGATAGCGTTCAGAGGCTTCAAGATGCCTGATGCTCCCAACATCTTACTGGATATCAACACTGCAGGAGATGATGTAGCGGTGTCTGAAGACCTCAAAGTGGCCTCTTGGCCCGGAATAAGCCAAAATCGTCCAGATACTCCCAAAATATTTCAGTCTTGTCAAGTGTTAAGCGAGGACTTCTTTTTCTCGGGAAACCATTTCTTGGAGCTGGAAAGCATTGACGGAGGAGACTGGTGTGTAGGAATGAGCTATGCCAATATAGACAGGAAAGGGGAGCATTGCGTCATCGGGCACAACGATAAGTCATGGGCACTCCGTCTATGGAGCAATCAATACTCTGTGATTCACGACTCAAAAGTCATCCAGCTCCCAGTTCAGCATTCCTGCAAGAAATTAGGTCTGTAtctggattatgaggccgggcagttgtccttttatgaaatgtgtgaccccatcagacacttacacaccttctATTCCACCTTCACCGAGCCCCTTCATGTTCTGTGTTGGGTACTGGGCAGTTCTTTAAGGTTCAGTAGAGGAAGCGATGACAACTGA